The DNA region TCGCAATTCGTCACCGGAACGAGCAACGGCGGGTTGACCGCACACCCCGGCGGCGACCGCTGGCACTGGAGAGCCGGATGTTCGGTGCCGCGTACGACCGCGCGCCGGCCGAAGATCGGCCGATATACGGTGCGTTGAACTTTCGGCGTGTACCTGTCGGCGCTGCACCGCGGTTCGGCTCGGCGCACCTGCGACTGACCGCAGCCGTGTTGGCCCGCACGACGTTCTGCTACCCCGACAGTTACCTGAACCCTTCGAATTTCGGCGTGGCCTCACGCATGCGTCTCATTGCGCTGGCTGAGGCCGACGACCGAGACGCGCTCGACAACTACGTCGAGGCGCACATCCATGGTCCGGTCCGACTCGATCGCGATGTCGAGGCGATCGTGCTCGACCCGAGTCACCGGGGCACCGATATCGAAGCTGTCGCGCACCAGCTACCCTGCGCAGTGGAGTGGCACAACGGATTCCGGCTCACCGTCGACAAGCTGCTGCGAGATCCCGACTATCGGGGTGCACAGTACGTCGAGTTGGGTGCCTCGCTGGCCGTTGACGGTGTACTGGACGCCCGCCTCGTCGGGCACGCCGCGCAATCCCGCCGATACGATCCGCAGGCACTGAAGAAGGTCTGGCACTACCTCGCACGCTTCGGCATCGAACCAACATGAGAAGGCGACGCATTGTAGCCGCTGAGTCGGCGACCCACAGTCGCTCGCGCGGCAGTTATCTGCCGCGCGAGCGACTGACCCTATCGCAGCCCGCTCGCCGCGCGGGTGCCGACCGGTTGGACCCGGATTTGCGGTCCGACCGCCATCAGGGTTTCGCGTTGTGGAGCGTTAGGCCCACGCACGAACCGATCCCGTCGGGGCCGGTACCGCTTCTGCGGTACCGGCCCCGTTCTCGTTTCCGGGTTGGGGGATGCGGAAGGTGGGGATGAGCCGGTCGGGTCCGGCGATCTTGACGTGCACGACGAGGGGACCGGCAGGGTAGTGCTGGCACCACCCTGGACGGGGCGGTGGCCGTAGTGGCGATCCGGATGCTGGCGGGATGGAGCGCGGCGGCGCGGATTCCTACCGTGGTGCTGTTGAAATCGCCCGATCGCCCGAAGGGAATCCGTTGAGATCGAAGATGTTTGGTGCCGCCGGGCCGATACTGGTCGTCGCGGCTTTCGTCACGACCGCCTGCCAACCCGACCGGCCCGTCGTCGCCGCACCGAGCGCGACGACCACATCGGCCACCGCTGCCGATAAGACCGCGCTCCAACGCGATGCCGACGCGATTCGTGATATCGGTATCACGGGTGTGCAGGTCAGGCTGGTCGCCGCCGACGGCAATAGCACGGTGGTGACCAGTGGTGTCGCCGATACCGCGAGTCGGAGTCCGGTCTCGGGGGAGGGGTATTTCCGGACCGCCAGCGCGACAAAGACATTCACCGCCACCGTGCTGCTGCAGCTGGTCGGTGAGGGCAAACTCACCCTGGATGACACGGTCGAGAAGTGGTTGCCGGGCGTGGTGCGCGGTAACGGCAACGACGGCACGAAGATTACGGTGCGCCAATTGCTCAACCACACCAGCGGACTGAAGTACCCGAATCCATACGAGCTGGCCTCCCCGGAGGACTTTCACCGCTACGCCCTCGATGTCCCGCCCCCGCCCGAACAGGTGGTGGCCACCGCGGTCCAGAGCCCACCGAACTTCACCCCCGGAACCGGCTGGAGTTACAGCAACACCGGCTACCTGCTGGCGGGAATGATCATCGACAAAGTCACCGGCACACCATGGGACGAGGAAGTCGACCGCAGGATCATCACCCCGCTCGGCCTCGCGCACACCAGCTACCCCGGCAGCGCGGTCACGGTTCCCGCCCCGCACGCCACCGGATACACGCAATGGCCCACAGGCGGACTGGTCGACACCACCGACAACCGGATCGGCGTATTCGCCGCCGCCGCCGGCGCGCTGATCACCACCACCGCCGACCTCAACACCTTCTTCCGGGCATTACTCGGCGGCAAACTCCTGCAGCCCGAACAACTCGCCGATATGAAGAAGACCGTCGACACCGACGCCGAGGTCAAATCGATCTTCCCCGGGGCCCGCTACGGTCTGGGCCTGTTCTCGATCGAATTGTCTTGCGGTGGAAGGTATTGGATGCACGGCGGCGACATCCCCGGCTACAAGACCAGAGACGGCGTCTCCGACGACGGCACTCGCAGCGTCGTGGTGTCCATGTCCACCCTGCTGCAAGACACCGAAGACCACCAGATCGCCCAGGAAAACACCGCCATGGCCCTCGTCGATCACGCCCTGTGCCGAGACAACTAGCCTCTCCTCCGACGCCGTATCCCGGTCCACCTGCGGCGGATCCTGCGAAGCAACCGAAGCACCGCGTGGCCACCCGGCGTTCCGGGCCTTCGACGGCAGGGGACCCGACCACCTCACCGCCTTCGCCGCGGGCCTCTGCGCGCTTGGCCGCCACATCACACCTCCAGTCGGCCTCGAATCGGCACGACCCGTGGATCTTTCGCTGTGCCGCACCGGTCTCTTCGGTCAGCGCGGGACGCGGCAGTACAGGATGTTTGACTTTCTAGTCTGGTCCGCCAAGCACGATCGGCCGGTACGCCAGTGCTCTGTCCACGATTTGTTCAGGGTCAACGGCGGTTCGGTGAAGTCCCAGAAGAGGTAGTCCGAGATGTGTGGATCTGCTACCGAATCCTGGATCTGGCCGAGCCATTCATCCAACTGTTCTTCGCTACCCGCAACGTTCTGGATGCGGGCGACGAGCTCAATGAGCTGCTCGCGATCAAGCTCGGCCATAGAGTCCCCTGCTCTTTTCGTGGTGAGGTCCAGCCCAATGATCGCAGCGACCGAACGGGAGAGGGTGCGCCGCCGGCTGCGGTTGAGCGGTCCAGGCCGACCCATCAGCGGCAATATCGGATGTCCTGAACCGCTGGTGAGAACGATCGGTCGGATATCTCCTCCCAAGGTCTCGGGGCGAGGTTACCTTCGGCCCTGGGGCGGCTGCGCAGCTGTGCCGATGATGGATCTATGACGACGGGATCCGGTTCCGGCCCCGTGCTCATCGAATCTGCGGTGCCGGCCTTCGACGCTGGCCTGATCGAGCATCTGGTGGTGCACGCTGATCCGCGTGCGACCTATCAGGCTGCACGCGGTTTGGACTTGCTGAGCGTGCGTACGCCACTGACGACGGTCTCGATGTGGATTCGGGGGCTGCCCGCTCGCTGGGGCGGCCGGGTGGTTCCCACTCCGCAGCGACTGGTGGTGGGTGAGGGGGTCGGGCTGCCGGGCTGGCTGCTGCTCGGCGAGATACCGGGACGTGAGATCGCGTTCGGTGCGGTCGGCAAGTTCTGGCGGCCGGATATCGAATGGCGCGATGTACCAAAGGCGGACTTTGCCAGCTTCACCGAGCCGGGATGGGGGAAGATCGCGGCGAACTTCACCGTCACCGGTTATGGCGAGCATGCCAGCCTGCTCGGCTACGAGGTTCGCACCGTCACCACCGATCCTGTATCGCGGCGGCGATTTCTGCGGTACTGGTGGTTGATCCGCCCGTTCGTGGCGCACATAATGCGGGCCACGTTGCGCACGATCGCTACGGATGCGGAAACACGGGGATGAATGGATATCGTCCGGCAGTCGTTGCGAGCCAGCGGATTCCGATCGCGCGCTGACAGTTCACGCCGAGGCCGGATCGACCGAGCCGGGCCGGCGGACCTGACGGTGCTGGCCGCAGACCATGCCTCGGTGCCGATGAACCTCGGCGCAATTCTGATCTTCGACGGTGCGGGGCCGACTCCGGCCGAAGTCCGCGCGTTGCTGCACGAACGTGTCCCGCATGTCCCGCGTCTGCGACAGGCGCTGCGCCGCACCCCTTTCGGCTGCGGCCGACCGATCTGGGTCGACGATCCGACGTTCTCGGTGGACCGGCATCTGACACACCTACGGTGGCCGCAACCAGGCACTCGCCGGGCACTGTTCGATATCGCCGCCGACCTGCTGTGCCGTCCATTCGCACCCGACCTTCCGCTGTGGCAGGCGTATTCGGTGACCGGAACCGGCCATGCCGCACTCGTCGTCGTCCTGCATCACGTGCTCGCGGACGGCCTCGGCAGTCTGGCCGTCCTGACTGCCCTGGCCGACGAAGGCAACCACGCAGCCGTCGCGCGGTTTCCACGCCCAGCGCCAGGCATCCGGGGACTTGCGGTGGACGCGACACTGGCGAAGCTGCGCGCGATCGGCTCGCTTGCGGCCGATCTCCGCCGTGGCTGTGCGGGACTGCGGGAATTGACATTCGGGGTGCCCTTATTGCGTCCAGCCGAACGGATCTCGCTGGTCCGGCCCACCACACACCGCCGCAGACTGGCATCGACCGCCGTGGCGCTGAACGAGGTGGCCGCCACCGCACACCGGTTCGGGGGCACCGTCAACGATGTCGTCCTCGCCGCGGTCACCGGTGCCCTGCTCGAGATCCTGGACGCGCGCGGGGAACGACTGCACCGGCTGGTGATGTCGATTCCGGTCTCCGGGCGCCGTACCGCCACCGTGAGCGATCTCGGCAACAACACCGGCGTGCGCCCGCTGGCGGTGCCGGCCATCACCGATGATCCGGCTCGGCTTGCCGCGATCGTCACCGCGACCACCGCTGCGCGAGGATCGTCGACCCGGGCGAGCTCGGCGAGGCCGCTGGGGTTGGCATTCCGGCTGCTTTATCGCTTCGGCTTGTTCCGGCTGTTCATCGACCATCAACGACTGGTGCACAGCTTCGAAACGAACCTGCGCGGCCCCGGCACGGCCCTGCACCTGGCGGGCCACCGGATCGACGCGCTCGTGCCACTGGTAGCAACACCGGGAAACATCGGCGTCACCTTCGCGGTGCTGTCCTACGCAGGCACCCTCACGGTCAACACCATCGCCGACCCCGACATCCTCCCCGAACAAGACACCCTCATCCGCGCACTACACGCAACCTTCACCCGCCTGGCCGCACCCGGCCGTGAATCACCCGCTCGGAGAAGTCAAGCTCCAGGGATCGGTCCAAGTCGAGAATAGGGCGCGCACGGACCGGCGGACCGCTCGCACATTGGCATAGACAGGCGTTCCATGGATGCCCAACGGCTAGAGTTGATCTTGGGCCATTGATCACCCCCACCGAACCGGACCGATCAACCGAGACGGAGGTCGCCTGACATGCCACTATCCGCAGGTCTTGTCTGTTGCTCAGCGAGCGCAGAGGCCGTCCGCTCGACGTTGCGCTTCAGCACGGCCAGCATGCGCGCCTGCATGATCCACACCACTACGGGAAAGACCCAGTCGTACATCAACCGCTCGAACCATCTGGGGCGGGCGGCTTGGTAGCCGCCGATGACCAGGCGGGTGCGTCGGCCAGGCAGCTTGGTCAGGCGAAAGCCCCAGAGCCCCTCCATATAGGCCGAGGGCCGGGGCTGGCTTGGATCGAGCAACTGTCCTCGGAGATCGGCTAGCCAGTAGAGCCCCAAGAATCGGTTCGGTTCAAGGGTTACCACCACATAAGAGGGGAGGCCGAGGCACTTCAGGCGGTCCCCGACGCCGAGGCCCTGCCACTCCGGGTGAACCTCCCGGGCGCTGGGACGGCCCGCGTTGTCGAAGAGGTCCCAGGAATAGAAGCCTCCGCGGTCCCAACCCATTTGAACCAGCCACGGCCATACCTGCTCTGCGGCCGCCTCGATGGTGACGGCCATCGTTGCTCCCCGCTCTCCCTCAGGGACAAGGTCGCCACCAGGAAAGGGGTCGGTAACTTCGTCATCGGTCGCACCCCACGTCATCAGTTGAGGCGCCAGAAAGCGCCGGTAGGCCACCGCAGCCGCTATTCCCACTGCCGCGGCACCCGTGATCTCGAGCACACCGGTCATGCGACAACCATGCGACACCGTGCAGGCAGGCCACTAGGACCAAACGTCATAACGTTCGAGCGGACCCGAGACCTCGGTCGGCGACTCGGCGACCCTGACTGGCTCGTCCACGCCACCGACCGGCTCGGCCGAAGGTTGCGTCCGGCAGAGAGGTTGGTAGGGCAGTCCTCCAGGACCGGGCCGGGGTAGGCGTTGATGCATCGGTAGAAGGTGTGCGGATCGTCGGGGTTGGCGTACGCGCCTTCGGCGCGGCCGTCGCAGCTGAAGTCCGCCGTGGGTTGCATTCTCCCTCCCTCGGCCGCTTTTCTCCTCCCCCTCCTAACACCATCGGCAACGACGCCCGGGGGCCTGGCTCGACCGAGCAAAGGGGTAACTCAGCGCTGGATGCAACTCCGCGATGCCACGAGCGTCGAGGTGTGCAGCAGCGAAATGTTGCGATGACCGCCTGAACCCGCAGGCATGAGCGTGCGTTTGCTGGAGACAATCGTCGATCACATCAGAACGGGCCGATGCCACGAGGGTGCGGCGTAGGGCGGTGTGTAGCCTGGTTTCGCGGCGGGTCGAGTGCAGCGAGAAGAGCAGGATTCCGAATCGGTCGGTGGGAAAGTTCTGGTAGTCAGCAAGTTTGGCGGCGACCGTGGACAGGGGTTCGGTGCCGGTGTCGTATTCGAGGAAGAATCACACCGTGCGCCCGTCTTCCTCCCAGCAGCCGTGCCCATCCGGGCGGATCAGGGTGGGCTCGAGCGGTGAGGTCCAGAACTGGTCGGCGCATCGGCGTTCGGACCACCACTGCGTCAACCCCTCATCGCGGCCGGTCATCGGGCACCACCGCCGGTGACCGATCGGGCACCCACGGCCCGGATGATCACGTCCGGCCCGTCTACCAGCACAGCCCCATCGTCGTTTCCAGGTTGAGGGATGCGGAAGGTGCGGTGTGTCGAGTGATCGGCGAGCCATGATCAAAACCTGTGGATGACCGGGGAGGGAGTACCTTCCCGGATGATCTAGAAATCAACGGTTTTGATCAGCCTGGCGCGCCAACGCCGGGTGGGAAGGTACGTCCCGATGCTCAAGGTAGTCCAAGGTGGCGAGGAGCCCAACGGGGGTGCGGCCGGGTTTCGGTCGCTGCTCGATGAGATCGTGCGTGATGGTGCGCGGCAGATGCAGGCGGCGGCGTTGCAGGCCGAGGTTGCGGCGTATGTCGAGCAGTTCGCCGGCCAGGTCGACGAGAACGGCCATCGGTTGGTGATGCGTAACGGTTACCACGAGCCGCGGACCGTGGTGACCAGGGCGGGCGCGGTCGAGGTGAGGGCGCCGCGGGTGAACGACAAGCGGACGGACATCGAAACCGGTGAGTGCAAGCGGTTCTCCTCGGCGATCCTGCCGGCGTGGGCACGGAAGTCGCCGCAGATGAGCGAGGCGTTGCCGCTGCTGTACCTGCACGGATTGTCCTCGGGTGACTTCGCGCCCGCGCTCGAGCAGTTCCTGGGCACCGGCGCGGGCCTGTCGGCCTCCTCGATCACCCGGTTGACCGCGCAGTGGCAGGACGAGGCCCGCGCTTTCGGGCAGCGGGATCTGTCGAGTGTGGACTACGTGTACCTGTGGGTCGACGGCATCCACCTGAAGATACGCCTGGAGCAGGAGAAACTCTGCCTACTGGTGATGATCGGGGTGCGCGCCGACGGCCGCAAGGAGCTCGTCGCGTTGACCGACCGGTTCCGAGAGTCGAGTGAGTCGTGGGCGGATCTGCTGCGCGATGCCCGCCGCCGTGGCATGCGTGCCCCGGTCCTGGCCGTCGGCGACGGCGCGCTGGGGTTCTGGAAGGCGCTGCGCGAGGTGTTCCCCGCCACGAAGGAGCAGCGTTGCTGGTGGCACAAACAGGGCAATGTTATTGCGGCGCTGCCGAAGTCGGCGCATCCGGGCGCGCTCGCGGCGATGAAGGAGATCTACAACGCCGAGGACGCCGACATGGCCCGCACGGCGATCAAGGCGTTCGAGCGGGACTACGGCGCGAAGTTCCCCAAAGCCGTGGCGAAGGTCGTAGACGACGCCGATGTGCTGCTGGAGTTCTACAACTACCCGGCCGACCATTGGGTACACCTGCGCACGACGAATCCGATCGAATCCACGTTCGCGACAGTGCGATTGAGGAGCAAGGTCACCAAGGGGCCGGGCTCGCGCGCCGCCGGCATCGCGATGGTGTTCAAGCTGATCGAGTCCGCTCAGGCCCGCTGGCGCGCAGTCAACGCCCAACCCCGGTCGCCCTTGTCCGCGCCGGAGCCACCTTCGAGAGAGGCAAACTCAAAGAACGACCGGCCGACTCGTCCGAGCAGGAGGCCGCCTGAAACTCACCCATTCACAGGATTTGACAAGTCTCCAGCAGGCATGTCACGCAATTCGTGTCTGCGCCGCTTTCTCGACCGCGGCTGAGAACTGCTCGGGTCGAGGTACAGATCCATTCGGTCATGATTCGAGCCGCGCTGCCTTCGTGACGAGATAGCGCCGCTCGGGTTCGCTCAGTGTCCTGTGTGCTGCCGAACGGTATTGCTCGGCGGCCAGTTCCAGATCGCCTGCGAGTTCCGCGAGATGCGCTTCGACTGCGGCGAAACGATGATGCTCGGCAAGGATCCGGTCGGTCCGCAGTTGCTCGAGCAACGTGAGCCCGGTGGGCACGCCACGTGCCATCGCCAGGGCGACAACACGATTCAGCGTCACCATCGGATTGTCCGACATCTGGTCGAGCAAGGTGTAGAGCGCGAGAATCTGCTCCCAGTCGGTCGCGTCCGGTGTCGGCGCCTCGTCGTGGACTGCCGCGATCGCTGCCTGAATCTGGTAGGGACCGGGCTTGTTTCGTGACATCGCGGCAGTTACCAGCGCAGCTCCTTCGGCGATCTGCGCGCGGTCCCACAACGTCCGGTCCTGCTCGGCCATCGGAATCAGCATGTCACCTGGCCCGGTCCGCGCGGCACGGCGGGCGTCGGTCAGCAGCATCAGCGCGAGCAGGCCGGCAACTTCGCCGTCGCCGGGCAGGCTGCGGTGCAGCATCCGGGCGAGTCTGACGGCCTCGGTCGACAATTCGACCCGCGCAAGCACCGGCCCCGAGGTGCTCGTGTAGCCCTCGTTGAAGATCAGGTACAGCACCTGCAGCACGGCGTCGAGGCGTTCGGCGTGCTCGGCCGGCATCGCGAACGACACGCCGGACTGCTTGATCGTCTTCTTGGCGCGGCTGATCCGCTGCCCCATCGTCGCTTCGGGCGCGAACAGCGCGCGGGCGATCTCTCCCGTCGTGAGGCCGCCGACCGCGCGCAGGGTGAGCGCGATCTGACCGGTGCGCGGCAACGCGGGATGGCAGCACATGAACAGCAGGATCAACGAATCATCCTGTGCCGAAACGGGTCCGGACGGTGCAACCGGCACTTCCTCCCGCTCACGGCGGGCCTGCTCGCTGCGCAGCAGGTCGATCAATTTCCGCGAGGCCACCCGGATCAGCCAGGTGCGTGGTTCGTCCGGCAACGGGGGCCACTGTGTCGTCGCCGCAAGCAATGCCTCCTGTACCGCGTCCTCGGCAAGGTCGAAGTGCCCGTACCGCCGGACGAGCGCACCGAGGACCTGCGGCGCCAGGTCGCGCAGCAGGTCCTCGATCTCGCGAGCGATCACAGATCGGTCGGCGGTCCGTCGGGTAGCGGCCGGACCTCGACCGTGTCGCCGGTGTTGTCGGCGACACGTGCGGCGATTGCCATCGCGCGGTCGTGGGAGTCAACGTCGACGACCGAGAAGCTCGCAAGAACCTCCTTCACCTCGGCGTACGGCCCGTCGCTGGCGACCGGACCCGAAGCCGACTTCCGCACGGTCCAGGTCAACGACGGATCGGCGAGCCCCATCGTCGTGACCAACTCGCCGGACTCGGTCAGCTCGGCACCGAGCTCCTCGTAGAACTTGCACATCGCGGCGAACTCGGGACTCGAGTAGTCGACCGACGCCCAGTCCGCCGTGTTGGTGTAGGCCAGCAGGATGTACTTCACGGCTCCATCCTCCCGCTATCCACCGACGCGCGTCATCGTCGCCTCGTAACCGCCACCGGGCCACACCCACGCGCCGGACAGCGTGTTGCCGTCGGCGCTGAACGTGGTCCGGCAGTACGCCGGCGAGCCCTTACGGCCACCCCAGATCGTCAGCACGTCGCCGTCGAGTTCGTACTCGTAGTCGAGCGTTTCGCCGTCGCTCGAGTAGAAGCGTGACGTGACCGCCTCACTCGCCTCACCGCCGAACGGCCGTTCGTGGCCGATGACTTCGAGTCCGGAGACGTGGTGCCCGTCGCGGTCCATGTCCACGCGCTGGGACAAGAAGGCACGGCCGTCGAGCCACGCGTAGGTCGTGGTGCCGTCGGCGCCGCCGGACACCCGCCAGGTGCCGACGAGACAGTCGAGGTCGGAGATCGAGGTACTCATGACGAGAGTTCCTTTCGGTTGATGGTTCCTTCGCCGGTACCACGGAGCCAGCGGACGGTCTTCGACATTCGGTCGTCGAACCGTGCGCGGCGGCGCCGCGCACACAGCTTCGACAACAGCAAGCTCGAACGCCCCGACCAGACAACC from Nocardia tengchongensis includes:
- a CDS encoding serine hydrolase — its product is MFGAAGPILVVAAFVTTACQPDRPVVAAPSATTTSATAADKTALQRDADAIRDIGITGVQVRLVAADGNSTVVTSGVADTASRSPVSGEGYFRTASATKTFTATVLLQLVGEGKLTLDDTVEKWLPGVVRGNGNDGTKITVRQLLNHTSGLKYPNPYELASPEDFHRYALDVPPPPEQVVATAVQSPPNFTPGTGWSYSNTGYLLAGMIIDKVTGTPWDEEVDRRIITPLGLAHTSYPGSAVTVPAPHATGYTQWPTGGLVDTTDNRIGVFAAAAGALITTTADLNTFFRALLGGKLLQPEQLADMKKTVDTDAEVKSIFPGARYGLGLFSIELSCGGRYWMHGGDIPGYKTRDGVSDDGTRSVVVSMSTLLQDTEDHQIAQENTAMALVDHALCRDN
- a CDS encoding wax ester/triacylglycerol synthase domain-containing protein; the protein is MDIVRQSLRASGFRSRADSSRRGRIDRAGPADLTVLAADHASVPMNLGAILIFDGAGPTPAEVRALLHERVPHVPRLRQALRRTPFGCGRPIWVDDPTFSVDRHLTHLRWPQPGTRRALFDIAADLLCRPFAPDLPLWQAYSVTGTGHAALVVVLHHVLADGLGSLAVLTALADEGNHAAVARFPRPAPGIRGLAVDATLAKLRAIGSLAADLRRGCAGLRELTFGVPLLRPAERISLVRPTTHRRRLASTAVALNEVAATAHRFGGTVNDVVLAAVTGALLEILDARGERLHRLVMSIPVSGRRTATVSDLGNNTGVRPLAVPAITDDPARLAAIVTATTAARGSSTRASSARPLGLAFRLLYRFGLFRLFIDHQRLVHSFETNLRGPGTALHLAGHRIDALVPLVATPGNIGVTFAVLSYAGTLTVNTIADPDILPEQDTLIRALHATFTRLAAPGRESPARRSQAPGIGPSRE
- a CDS encoding replication-relaxation family protein — translated: MTGRDEGLTQWWSERRCADQFWTSPLEPTLIRPDGHGCWEEDGRTV
- a CDS encoding RNA polymerase sigma factor → MIAREIEDLLRDLAPQVLGALVRRYGHFDLAEDAVQEALLAATTQWPPLPDEPRTWLIRVASRKLIDLLRSEQARREREEVPVAPSGPVSAQDDSLILLFMCCHPALPRTGQIALTLRAVGGLTTGEIARALFAPEATMGQRISRAKKTIKQSGVSFAMPAEHAERLDAVLQVLYLIFNEGYTSTSGPVLARVELSTEAVRLARMLHRSLPGDGEVAGLLALMLLTDARRAARTGPGDMLIPMAEQDRTLWDRAQIAEGAALVTAAMSRNKPGPYQIQAAIAAVHDEAPTPDATDWEQILALYTLLDQMSDNPMVTLNRVVALAMARGVPTGLTLLEQLRTDRILAEHHRFAAVEAHLAELAGDLELAAEQYRSAAHRTLSEPERRYLVTKAARLES
- a CDS encoding YciI family protein, with amino-acid sequence MKYILLAYTNTADWASVDYSSPEFAAMCKFYEELGAELTESGELVTTMGLADPSLTWTVRKSASGPVASDGPYAEVKEVLASFSVVDVDSHDRAMAIAARVADNTGDTVEVRPLPDGPPTDL